The DNA sequence CTCATGTTTCAAAGCCCTTGCACCAACGTCCCCTCCTCCAGTATCCCTTCCCTATGCCTCCCTCCAACcgtccccacccctccagcccagTCTTCACTCCCTGAGGCCAGGGGCGGCTGTATCCAGCTTTGCCATCCCGGGCTGGGAGCTCCTCAAGGGCCAGGATGACGCTGAGGCTTCCGGGGCCCTGGTGGCCAGGCTCAGGGTAGGAAGCGGCAGAGTGAGAGGGTGCCTGGGCCATATAGCCCCCTTCCCTCCAGAGGCCTCATTAATTTGCCACCAGCATCTTCCAGCTGCCACCTTCTCGGGCATGGGCGAGCATTCAACAAACACTCATTGCCTGTGGGGTGCAGCCTGCCCGGGGCTGAGCCCTGACACCCCGGGGTCCTGGCAGGGGCTCTAGACCCGCACGGGTGGCAGAGCCCAAGTCTGGGCCCGTCTCCACTCCCGTGTGGCCTCAAGCAAGTGGCAAGAGCTCTGTGGGTCTCAAACACCCCCTGTATCTGGCCCCCGTAGGTCTGAGCCAACCGGGAGCTCTGACGGAGGgcgcagaggcagaggcaggacaaCCGACATGACGTACCCATTTCAGCGGGGTCCTGGTCCTCGGGTGCAGTCAGGGTGCAGGTGGTGAGGCTCCCgtcctggccctggggctgccaCTCAATGCAGTATGTCGTGCCCTGGGCCCGGGCTGGCCAGCGCAGGGTGGTCCCATGGGCTCCGGCGCTGATACTCAGAGCCCCCGGTTCTGGAAAAGACGAGGAGGGACATCACGGCAGCGGCTCCTGCAGCCGCCGTCCTGCCCCTGCACCGGGCCCTCGCCACAGGCCGGGAGCCGCAGGGTCTGCCTCGGTCTCCCCACACGGCCGGGCACGGCGGGGACGCCAGGGGCTGTCTCAATGAACAGAGCCCTTCTCAGCTGACCGTGGGTTCCCGCCAGGATGCCCACCACCATTGCTCCTCAGACGGCCCTGACTGCCCCCGCCAGCATGGGGGGGCGTCTCCCCTCCAGCACATACGGGCCCCCCACCACTCGCCTCGCCCAGCGGTGCGTGGGTGTGGCGCAGGATGGCCCTGACCAGAGCTCGGAGGCCTGAGGACACACCCACTTAGTCCCCGGGGCTCATCTCTCCCACTCCCTACAGCAAGGGTGCCTGCAACAACCTCAGGGAGGCAAGTACTGCTTCCCGTTCTGGGGACCACGActaccacttattgagcactttttatgCACCAGGCCTATGCCACTTTGCTATGATCACCTCAATgatacagaaactgaggctcagagagggagagccactgccccaaggtcacacagcaaggccATGGCCCAAACTAGACCAGGAGCTGACAGACTCGCTGCTGTGCCACCCTGGCAAGTGGCTTCACCTGTCTGAGCATTGGTtatctcatctctgaaatgggcaTCCTCGTAGTAGCCCCGCCCTCACAAGGATGCTGGGTGCTCAGCAGGGCCAGGACCAGGGCGAGGTGAGCGAGGTGGGCAGCAGACCCAAAGTGTAAGGAGACTCCAAAGGACATGGTCATAAACAGTCATAAACACCATTTTaaggcaatatttaaaaaaaatcaaaatgaattaaaaaatatgtaatgagCACTGTTCACAAttgtcaaaaggtggaaacagcccaaatgtctgtctgtggataaagaaagaaagtgtggtccatccacacaagGGACTAGTACTCAGTCATAACAAGCACCGAGGCCCTGACATGCGCTACAGCGTGGAAGGACCTAGAAAGCCTCACGCCAAGTGAGGGAAGCCAGACGCGAAAGGCCACACAGTACGATCCCATTTACAGGAAACGTCCAGCACGggcacatccacagagacagacagcagaAGAGTGgcggccaggggctggggaaggggacagggagggagtgCTCATGAGAATGGGGTCTCCTTTActgtgatggaatgttctggaattagaggtgatggtcgcacaacattgtgaatgaacTAAACGTCCCTGAATTGTTAATTTTGCTATGTGCATTTCgcttcaataaaatatatatgtgtatatacatacatatatacataaatatgtctcaatttttccattatataaaaagtatatgtatgtttaatatatgaatatatataaagtgaGCAAAACACCAAGATTTTAAATGAAGATAGGGTCAGTCCTGTCCTTGCACGGTGCTGCCTCGCTCACCACACCCTGATCCCGGCCCTGGTCCCGACACAACTTCACTTACAGAAACCAGCGGCCTGCGCGGCGGCGGCTCGCAGCCCGAACCTGCTAGAAGCCCGCGCTGCCCCCCGCGCGCGCGATCCCGCACCTGGGCGCTCGGCCGCGGGGATGTGCCACGTGCGGTTGGGGCCGCGGCCGAGGCGGGTCCGGGAGACGAAGGCCAGGTCGTAGGCGGCGCCCGACAGCAGGAGCGTGCGCGGCAGGCGGAGCGTCCTGGCGGCGTGGGGCTGGCACGGGCAGGACAGCATGCGCAGGCGGACGCGGTAGGCGACCTGCACGCCCGCCGCCGGCCCGCGGCAGCCTTCCGGGAGCTCGAGCGGCGGCGGCTGCGGGGGCGGGAGCGCGGGGCCCTGAGCGCCGACCCCAGGGCGCGGTGGCCGCGTGCCCCCGGGGCGTGTAAGGGATAACCGGCCTGCACGGTGGCGAGGCTGCTGGGAAACCGCGTTCAGAGGCAGGGCCCTCGGGTTTGAGGAAGGAGTCGTTTGGCAAAACCCCCGGGGAGCCAgccaaaaaaatgttttcatctttggACCCGGTCACCTGAAGCCAGGAAACTTCTAAGAAAAGGAGTTCAAAGCAGAGGAAACCCAGGCAGCAAAGGGGCTTGTCTGCGCCTTATGGTGACAGCCCACCCGGGACCTAGCCCAGTCAATGGGGGTGAAGCCAATGCATGAAATACTGGGGGGTTGTGCCCCTGACTCTGGCAAGAGGCTTCtccctctgtgcctgtttccttccctgtaaaatgggggttaaTTAGACTGCCCTTAATTGGTTAGGGGACTTCAAAGAAATTATCTCCCATTCAGACCTACGCGGTCACCTCCTTCCTGGCCTCCCAGCTTCCACCCGAGCCCCCCACCATCTGTTCCCCTGAAGGCAGCCAGAGGGAACCTGTGGACACCTGAGTCCAACCCTGTTCCTCCTCTGCTCACAcaccctccatggctccccattaccTTCAGAGGTAAACTCACAGTCTGCCCAGTCCTCGCCACCTCCACATCtcatctccctccatctcccactTGTACACCCCCACTCCAGCCTcgtctcctcctccctgccaggaAGGTCACCCCACAGCCCTGTGACACCCCATTACCTGCCCCTCCAGGGTCACCTGCCTCCTCCCATTGTGGCCAAGCTGCTTCACTGAGAACCTCACCTCGGGCTCGGGGGGGTTTTCTGCAATGAGACAGCAAGACAGTGACACGGGGGGTGCCCTTCCTCGGCCTCCTCACGGTCGGAGGGGGGCCCAGgaccctgcccttctctcccctgAGACACAGTGTTCCCCTGCCTTGTTAAATAGTTTCCAAATCTGAGAACTCGGAGATTCATTCCTCAGCAGCGTGACTGCGCTCGGCGTTACTGACCTGGACACTtaaaacggttaaaatggtacttcttatgttgtgtgtatttttaccacatttaaaaaatctaaaaccaTCTCTTGGAGTTGTTTCCCAGCAAACATGCACTTGGGCAGGAGGACGCCggcctccccgccccgcccccccgccctCCTGCAGCGCCACGTCTCCCCGACGACACAGCCACTTTCGCCTCCTTTAAAAGAGGCCTCCTTTGAAAGCTGACCACACAAACTGGAAGGAGAGACAGACTGAGAAACGTTTTCTCTTTAGATTACGGATTGGTCACATTTTACAAACTGACACTCACTCTCTGCCCTGCCTCCTTGCATGAATTTTCCCTAATGTCTCCCGTCACCTAATTTCTAACACTCGTCGCCTGATTTCTATACCCACTGCCGTGTTTCTGACGCCCAGCCCTGTTTCTGTGCTTCAGTTGTTCTCACCAGGGGGAACGCACACAGGGCTGCTCCAGCTGCTCCAGAGACCTCCCGGGGCGTCTGGCCTGCGCCGCCGCCGAAGCTGGAATTCCTGGACCGCATCGGTCTCCATGGGGCAGAGGCACGATTCTGGGGAGAAACAGGTCAAACATCAGGCCGAGGGGCTGTCCCACACCTGGGGGTGTCTGGGGCTTGGCACTGCTCACTTAGTCACCGTGAACTTATTGAGTGCCAACTGTATACATGCCtttattgagtgccaactgtGTACACAGACTTATTGAGAGTCAACTGTGTGCCGGGCCCTGGGGACATGGCAGGAACAGGCCACACCCTGTCCTCCTGGGGCCTTGAGGATCACCCGCTTCTTCACCTGTCCCAGGTTCAAGTCCCAGCAAGGCCACCCCTTGGGATGTGACCTTGGCCAATGGCTTCTCACCCCCAagcctttgtttcctcacctgtgaaatgggcataatcCAATACTGAACTACAGGGCGGAGCAACAAAGATACAAAGAATTTAGcactgggcctggcacacagtaggtgctcaattaatgctAACTTGCTGCAGCTGTTGTTACTATTCTTATTCTCACCGAAGCCAGCGTCATCCTGCAGTCCGCAGTCGCCCTAGGACAAGACCATATTTATGTACTGTTTACATTTGGTGTTGAAAAATCTTagctcttttgaaattttaaacagtGATTCTGCCAAATGTGACGTGGGACCTCAAACTGGacccaggagcagagagaggacatTCTTGGAAAAACTGGTGGCAGCCAGATAAGCTCCGGAGTTCAGTTCCTGGCAGTGTCCCCATGCTTATCCCATCGTCGGGACAAACACCCCCGGCGGGCAGGACAGTAACAGGAGGGAGGGCTCTGCAGGTGCTCTCTGCGcttctttgtaacttttctgaaAATCTCAGATTATCCCAAAATTAAACGCTTATTCGAAAGATTACttttgttggggccggcccagtgtcgcagcggttaagtgcgcgcgttccgctttggtggcccggggtttgccggtttgaatcccggatgcggacatggcaccgcttggcaagccatgctgtggtaggcgtcccacatataaagtagaggaagatgggcacggatgttagctcagggccagtcttcctcagcaaaaagaggaggattggcagatgttagctcagggctaatcttcctcaaaaaaaaaaaaaaagttatgtttggaagcaaaattattttataattttctttaaaatgactttAGAGGGCAAAAGCTGTCTGCTGTGTTAGGGGTCAGGAGAGCCAGGACCCAGCCTGCCCTCTGGTCCTTGTGTGACCCTGAGAGGCACCCGcctcctgagcctcagcttcctcatctggcAGGGGGCTGAGAGGGCCTCGTGCAGAGTGTAGACCAGCTTAGGGGCTGGAAATAAAACAGAGGGAAGCTGCTTCCCGTCAGGGGCCCCATGTCACCTGCCTCCTATGATCAGCACCCCTTCaccagatggggaaattgaggctcaggcaGGGGCACATTTGGAGGGAAGACGGGGCCGAAGCTGAGGCGGCTCCCTGCCCTCAAGATGCTCCCAGTCTGGGGGAGGAGACTGGCCACGATCAGAGGCTGGTGCTCTCTGGCTCCCTGGAACCGGGGCTTCCTGGGGACTGGGTCGGGGCTGGGGTCTCTGGCAGGCCCAGGATCGCCCCGCCTGGAGGAACAGCAGGGGGTGACAGAGAAAgcgaaagaatgaaggaaggtccaaagatgtacagatggccaccAGGCTTGTGGAAAGACGCTCAGGGCCACTGATCGCCAGGGAACACCAATCAAAACCACGATGCGATGCcgcctcacacctgtcagaaggcaggagacaggaggcaggagaggatgcgctggcaaggatgtggagaaaagggacacCTGGGCACTCTCGGGGGGACGGAAACTGGggtagccactgtggaaaccaggatggaggttccttaaaaaactgaaaatagaaccaccatatgatccagcaattctgcttctgggtgtttctctgaaggaaatgaaaaacactaactcgaagagatatgtgcaccccgtgttcacagcagcattagtcacaagAGCTGAGATGGGGAAACAGCCTGAGTGTCCATCGATGGAGGAacggataaagaaggtgtggtatatatatgcattggaatactactcagccatgaaaaaggaggagctcttgccatctgtgacaacatggatggaccctgagggcattatgctaagtgatataagtcagacagagaaagagaaataccatatcacctcacttacatgtggaatctaaaaaacaaaacagacaaaaattcaaactcaaagatacagagaacagattggtgtctgccagaggtggagggtgtGGGTGGGTGAAGGGGGTGaagggtcaaaaggtacaaacttccctTGGAAGTCTAGGTCAGTCCTGGGGATGTGAGGTGCAGCGTGGGGACTGCGGTTAACgacactgtactgtatatttgaaaattgctaagagagtaggtcttaaagttctcatcacagggaaGGAGAATCTGCACTGCGTCCAGTGATGGATGGTACCTAGACTTATGCCAGTGACCGTGTCACACTACACAAACATCGAGTCATCATGCTGTCCGCCTGAAACTACTCGAACATCATGTGTCGATCACACCTCAATAAGCAAAATGCaggaatggaggaagaaaggaaggagcgGGTGGAAGTgcagcttcctggaagaggaggccCCAGACCGGGGCCCTGAAGGTGAGCCGGACTGGCCTCTGCTCCGGTGGAGGgaactgcatgtgcaaaggcaggGAGGCTGGAAACCCAGGGCACAGGCAGAGAACAACGGCCACTCAGGAGGCGGCCGGTGGAGCCACGAGGCGGGGGCGGGAGCTGGGGCCAGCTGAGGATGAGGATGCTCTCCCGGGGGCAACGGGGAACCAAGGAGGTCGTGATGAGATCTGAGTGTCAGAGACCCCCGAGGTTGGACGTGGGCAAGAGTGGAGGCCGGGCGGGAGGGGTGACAGATGTagagatggggagacagatttgGGGAGTGAAGGTGTCCTGGGACAGGCCTGTGCACACTGCTGAGCTGGGGGACAAACTCACCAACTTCCACGAGCTGCCAGGCGTCCGGTGCCGGAACTGCACCTCGGCCCCACCCTGGCGGGTGGGCGTCTCCCACTCCATGCGCAGCTGCCCCGCCACCCTGGACACCTTGATGTCTCCTGGTGGAGGGTCGTATTTAACTGGAAGCAGAGATGGGGTTGGAGAGGGAAGCTGGCAGGTGTGTGAATTGTTGGTCCCGAAAATTCCAGAAAATCCACCCATGCCCCGCCTGCCCCAGGGTCACCAACTGCATCCTGCAAATGTGAGTCAGGGACACCCTTGCAGGTCCCACTTAAGCCTGGGGATCTATGGGTCAAAGAGTCAAGATTTATGCACAGGATCCTATTAGTGAAGATAGCTTTAAAATACTAACACCCATTGCTGGCAAGGTTGTGGCGAGACAGTCGCTTTTGTCAATTGCTGATGAGAAGGTAATGAATTGATTCTATTTTCTGGAGGATTTTTAGGGAAATCTCACTATTTTAGACCCACTTCAAGTAGCCTGGCCCAAGGAGAGacatctgtctctctttctgcatCTTGGTCATTTCATGCCACAGGGGGAGGAAGagtccacctcagggcctttgcgcttgctgtgccctctgcctggaacatgtTTTCCACCTTAATTCCTGCTGGATCCTTCTTATCCTTCAGGGCTCATCTTGAGCTGGAGGCCTCCTTGACCCCCCAGTAGTATCTCCCCTTGTGTGATGATCACGCCTTGTTCACCAGCCCCACTTGAATCTGGGCTCCGTGAAGGCAGGGTGGTGCAGGGAGCAGGGAAAGGCAAGTGAGGCAAGGCTGGACAAACACAGGGTCGatcttgtctttctttaaaatgttgatattttattcATCGAGgattattttttgcattaattttgattttttttaaatattacattacAGTATTGTCTATATTGACTGCTGAGCTTTTGGCTTCCCGTTAAAATTTTGTGCCCAGGGTGGTGCCTTGCTTGCCTCGCCCTCGTCCCAGCCCTGGGCTGCGTGCGACCTCCATTGGCCTCGCCCATGTCCCCTTTGACTCGCCATGGCACACGGTAGCCGCTCAACGACGATATGCTAGATGAATGTTTTGCAGCATGAAAACAGATGTTAAAGACCCACCAGGGTCCCTGCAACATGCGGCCTCAGGGCAGAGCCAGAAGCAACCTCCGCGTCCAGCACTCGGGGATTCGGACGGGAACCACGAGAGACCCCCCTGAGTCACGCAACAGTGTCTGGTGTGAGAGTGGCCGGCAGCACCAAGCCTCTCGCCAGGGCCCAGCACCCCCCCAGGTCTAGGCTGGAGGACGAGAGGCTTCTTGGGTGACGAGGGGACagccgggaggaggaggagaacaggGTGCTGACCTGAGCTGTACAGCTGCAGGGTAACCTCAGGCGACTTCTCCGTGCGGTTTGCGGTCCGGGATTCCACCCAGAGCGTGACGTTGTAAAGCACAGATATGCCGTCCTGGTCTGAAAACTGCAGCGTGGTGGCTGAGCCGGCCGCGAAGTAGCAGCAGCGCCCCGGCCTGAGGCTGCAGGAGGGAGGGTGCTGGTGCTGAGTGTGGGGTCCTAGCGGACCCCAGAGTGTCTCGGTGGCCACAGCAGATGGCGTGCATCACGTCTCAGCatccttttctgtccttttatcCCCCCATCCTTTTATaacccctccccagcctgggggtTCCTCAGGGGCAGGGGATCAGCCTGAGACTGAGGTGTTTGGGGACCCCAGAATCTCCCAATATGGGCTgcaacagagggaaggaagaaatgaatggcccgatgaatggatggacagacggaTGAGTCAGTGAGGGGGGAGGGTGACGGAAGGACTAGAGGGACCCTAATCGCTGCCCTATAGGGATGCCCACCCAACTGAACCCCCACAGTGCAgagccccaccctccctgcccacacaagaagctgaggctcaggaaagaGCAAGGGCCTGGCCAAGGGCACAGGTCTGAGAGCAGGGATGCAGGGGCATGGTCCAGGGGCAGGAGCGCAGGGGCACAGGGgcacaggggcaggggcaggggcacaggGGCACAGGGGCACAGGGGCACAGGCGCAGGGGcacaggggcaggggcagaggggcaggggcaCAGGGGCAGGGGCACAGGGGCACAGGGGCACAGGGGCACAGGGGCAGGGGCACAGGGGCGGGGTgcaggggcaggggcacaggGGCAGGGGCGCAGGGGAAGGGGCACAGGGGCACGGGCAGGGGCGCAGGGGCACAGGGGCAGGGGCGCAGGGGAAGGGGCAAGGGGGAGAGGCGTGCAGAATCCTCACCAGCAGCGCAGGAAGTGGCTGACCCCGGCCGCGGGGCCCTCATACCG is a window from the Equus quagga isolate Etosha38 chromosome 9, UCLA_HA_Equagga_1.0, whole genome shotgun sequence genome containing:
- the IL12RB1 gene encoding interleukin-12 receptor subunit beta-1 isoform X2; its protein translation is MGQPVARLVPVLLLLLPKRGAGSCSSSGCCFQDPPYPDADSGSTSGPRDLNCYRTSSAGYECSWRYEGPAAGVSHFLRCCLRPGRCCYFAAGSATTLQFSDQDGISVLYNVTLWVESRTANRTEKSPEVTLQLYSSVKYDPPPGDIKVSRVAGQLRMEWETPTRQGGAEVQFRHRTPGSSWKLGDCGLQDDAGFESCLCPMETDAVQEFQLRRRRRPDAPGGLWSSWSSPVCVPPENPPEPEVRFSVKQLGHNGRRQVTLEGQPPPLELPEGCRGPAAGVQVAYRVRLRMLSCPCQPHAARTLRLPRTLLLSGAAYDLAFVSRTRLGRGPNRTWHIPAAERPEPGALSISAGAHGTTLRWPARAQGTTYCIEWQPQGQDGSLTTCTLTAPEDQDPAEMATHSWSWASAVMAQRACYYITIFASERPEKPTSWSTVLSTYHFGGNASEAGSPQRVSVKQLGRDSVSVAWTPSLLSTCPGVLKEYVVRCWEEGSGPGSELPVKPTETRATLGGLRAGAAYTVQVRADTETRRGAWSPPHRFSVGPSSTCARPCPRPVPAPLSSSLTARGSRLGSGSARQTSRRSRPQKRSWW